The Streptomyces griseiscabiei genomic sequence GGTCCGCGCCCGCCCCGGCCCGCGCGAGGATCTTCCACGGTACCCGGCGCAGCAGGACCCGAGTGGTCTCGCCCACACCGGGCTTGACCAGGTTCACGTCGTGGATGCCGTACTCCTCGCTGATCCGCTCGACGGCCGCCCAGCCCTCCCAGGTGGGGGCGCGGTCGGCGGCTAGCAGTTCCCCGGCGCGGGCGTCGACGGCGTCCACGACGTCCGCGAACCGCGCGGCGATGGCGTCCAGGAAGTCCACCGACACATCGACGTCGGCCAACTCCCGGTAGAACTTGGCCCCGTGGAAGTCGTCGGGCCCGACCAGGTCCGCGCGCAGCACGGTCCTCGAAATGAGTCCGGAGACGGTGGAGTTGAGGCAGGCGGACGGGATCAGGAAGTCCTCCCGTGTGCCGTACGTCCGCACGCAGGAACCCGGGTCGGCGAGGACGGCGATCTCCGGGTCGAAGCCGGTGACGCCGTCGGACTTCTCGAACTCCAGCAGGGCGGCGGCGAGTTCACGGGTGATGGCGCCCTTGCCGGTCCAGCCGTCGACGAACACGACGTCGGCGGGGTCGTGGTGGGCGGCCAGCCAGCGCAGCGCGTTGGCGTCGATGCCGCGCCCGCGCACGATCGAGACGGCGTAGTGCGGCACCTCGGTCCCGTGCCGGTACCGGGCCCACCGCCGCATCAGCACGCCCACGGGCGTCCCGGCCCGCGCCAGCGACACGAGCACGGGCCGCGCCGACCGCTCGGCGAGCACGGTCTCGGTGACGACCCCCACGGCCAGCGCGATCCGCTCGGCGGACGCCTCCAGCGCGCTGTGGAAGAGCGCCTGGTACCGCTCGCTGGGCTGGTACTCGACCGGCAGCGACTCCGCGTAGTGCGCCCCGCCGCTCTGGATGGCCTCCTCGCGCTCCTCGGTGGGCGCCTCCAGCGTCACGTCCGAGAGGTCCCGCAGCAGCCAGCCGACCTCGTCGGGCGCGTAGGAGGAGAAGTCGGGGCCGCGCAGGGGGTCGGGGAGCATGGAGGGCCTTTCGGTGACGGGTGGGGTCGGAGCGACCGGGGCGCGGACGCCGGACGGCGGCACGTACGACGGCACCACGGCGAGGAGTACGACGGGGGTGTGGGCGGCGAGCGTCGCGAGCAGGCCGTCGGCGGCGTGCAGCACGGGGGTGTCCGCGACCGAGTCGACGACGGCGACGACCGCGTCGAAGCCGCCGCCGGCCACGTTGTACGCGTACCGCTCCCCCGGCCCGTCCGCCGGATCGTCGTGGGCCGGGAAGACGATCCGGCTGCGTATCGCGTAGCCCGGGTCGTCGACGGCGAGCACGGGCGACCGCGTGGTGGTGGAGAACCGTATCTCCACGCCGTTCGCGACCGTCTTCTCCAGCTCCCGCGCGAGCGCCAGCGGCGCGTACATCAGTTCCTCGAAGCCGAGCACCAGCACCCGGCGGGCCCCCGTCGGCAGGGCCTCGGCGAGGCGCGCCGCCATGCCGGGCAGCGCGCTCTGCAGCCGCGCCCGATGCGCCGGGGTGAATCCGTGCCGGCCGCCGTCGGGCACCCCGTCGGGCCACCCCAGGCCGACGGTGGTGATCTGCGCGGCCCCGCCGCCCCCGGCGGGCCCCGCCGCGGCCGCCCCCTCGTACTCCGCGACCAGCGCCTGCCCCTTCTCCAGCACCCCGTCCGGCAGCCGCACGGTCCCCTTGGCCGCGGTCACGAGGTCCACCCGCGCCCCGATCTCCCGGGCGAACGCGTCCAGCCGCCCCTGATCGGCGGCCGACCGCATGTCGACCAGCGCGACGACGACGTACCGCTTCCGCGGGTAGCGCTCGTGCAGCGCGCGGATGGTGTTGAGGACCGTGTTCCCGGTGGAGAACTCGTCGTCGACGAGGACCAGCGGTCCCCGCCCGGCGAGCAGCGTGGGGTCCTCCGGCAGCAGCAGATGCGAGGTCGCGTGGGAGTGGGACTCCTCGAAACCGCCCGCCTGGTGGACGCCCTCGACCGGGCGCCGGGTGGAGTGCAGATAGGGCGCCTCGCCCACCCCGTCCGCGACGGCGTGCCCGAGCCCGGTGGCCGTCTCGGCGTATCCGAGGACGACCGCGGTCCGTGCCCCGGCCTCGCCCAGCAGTTCCCGCACCCGCCGCCCCAGCGCGAACCCGTGCCCGTGCACGACGGCCGGGGACTGCGGCACATGCTTGCCGAGGACGTTCGACACCAGCAGATGCGCCCGCTTGGGGTTGCGCCGCAGGGCGAGGCCCAACAGTCCGTCCAGCTCCGCGTCCCCGACCAGCTCGACCCCGAGCCGCTCCCGGACCCAGGCCCCGGACCAGACCCCGTCGGCCGTCCCGGTCGCCCCGGTCGCGTCGTTCGCTGCGTCAATCATCGATTCCTCAGTCGGTACGGCGAGTGGATGGTCAGTCGGGCAGGCCCGCGGCCAACAGGTCCACGAACCCGATGTCCTCGTTGGCGACACCGAACACCTCGGCGCGCTGCAGAACCCTTTCCGCCCAGGCGCGGTGGGGCTTGACCTCGTTCATCTTGTTGCGGGACGCGGAGCGCAGGACCCCGCCCCCGTTGCGGTCGGGCCGCAGGATGTCCTGGGCGTCGCCGAACTCCTCGTGGCTGACCACGGACAGCGCGTGG encodes the following:
- a CDS encoding phosphoribosyltransferase codes for the protein MIDAANDATGATGTADGVWSGAWVRERLGVELVGDAELDGLLGLALRRNPKRAHLLVSNVLGKHVPQSPAVVHGHGFALGRRVRELLGEAGARTAVVLGYAETATGLGHAVADGVGEAPYLHSTRRPVEGVHQAGGFEESHSHATSHLLLPEDPTLLAGRGPLVLVDDEFSTGNTVLNTIRALHERYPRKRYVVVALVDMRSAADQGRLDAFAREIGARVDLVTAAKGTVRLPDGVLEKGQALVAEYEGAAAAGPAGGGGAAQITTVGLGWPDGVPDGGRHGFTPAHRARLQSALPGMAARLAEALPTGARRVLVLGFEELMYAPLALARELEKTVANGVEIRFSTTTRSPVLAVDDPGYAIRSRIVFPAHDDPADGPGERYAYNVAGGGFDAVVAVVDSVADTPVLHAADGLLATLAAHTPVVLLAVVPSYVPPSGVRAPVAPTPPVTERPSMLPDPLRGPDFSSYAPDEVGWLLRDLSDVTLEAPTEEREEAIQSGGAHYAESLPVEYQPSERYQALFHSALEASAERIALAVGVVTETVLAERSARPVLVSLARAGTPVGVLMRRWARYRHGTEVPHYAVSIVRGRGIDANALRWLAAHHDPADVVFVDGWTGKGAITRELAAALLEFEKSDGVTGFDPEIAVLADPGSCVRTYGTREDFLIPSACLNSTVSGLISRTVLRADLVGPDDFHGAKFYRELADVDVSVDFLDAIAARFADVVDAVDARAGELLAADRAPTWEGWAAVERISEEYGIHDVNLVKPGVGETTRVLLRRVPWKILARAGAGADLDHVRLLAEQRGVPVEEVAELPYTCVGLIHPQYTRGATGADGRAVAV